In the genome of Anabrus simplex isolate iqAnaSimp1 chromosome 2, ASM4041472v1, whole genome shotgun sequence, the window aaaaaatccaaagaaaagcatttcgatttgttctgggtgatttccgacaaaagagtagcgttacaaaaatggtgcgaagtttgggctgggaagaattgggagaaagtagacgagctgctcgactaagtggtatgttcctaggtGTCAGTGTAGAGATAGCGTGATATCACTTtggtagacgaataattttgagtggtgtttttaaaagtaagggaggtcacaatatgaagataaagttggaattcaagaggacaaattgggaaaaatattcgtttgtaggaaggaggagttagggattggagcaacttaccaagggagatgttcaataaatgaccaatttctatgcaatcatttaagaaatggctaggaaaacaacagatggggaatctgccacctgggcgactgccctcaatgctgatcaggattgattgactgattgattgattgattgattgattgattgattgattgattgattgattgattgattgattgattgattgattgattgattgattgattgattgattgattgattgattgattgattgattgattgattgattgattgattgattgattgattgagcatttcCTCCATTACAAGCAATTTTATGGGTAAAAAGTACGTGTATCGTACTATGAGAACGTCAcgtgcttgcttgcttacttactgtTTTAGGTGTTCACGATCATCGTCGCGACGAACATTCCAGAAACTATATTCATCACGCAtttttccggctccttggctgaattgtcagctttGACgcattcggttcagaaggccctcggttcgattcctggtcgggtttaGGATTTCAATCGCATCtagttacattacattacattacatttaaaacATGTTCATtcacggtcaatctcattcataTAAATACAGAGGTAGTAAAACATACAGTGTGAACCCCGCATACGGTAAACTTGTGCGTGGGCTTCAAAAATATGTAcctcatggcatctagtgaatagcaTTTACTCCATTAGCATTTTGGTGATATTTTTGTACTAATTTATGAACTTTTTTCCAGCATTTGATGCAATAAGCAGGAAGCTGGAAATGAGAggcatgggttaaggagaaggttgatttcttagtagagaggaatagtttgctggttgatttaaatattataatgggaATTTATAAGCTGgtttactttgtaataattgttaattaGCCATGTGAAAAGCCTTTTCTTCGGGGTATTCCtggttgccactgatcacgtccTCAGGTAATACATTGTATATCCGTagccctagacaacttagatttctttgttcAAGTAAAATGTTCCAGCGTGGAATACTTACTCCAgctctgtcttgcagcctagtgcaaatttgTGACTTGTGTTcattgcagaagagctttaaatttttatggatgtatagggtcactgactgaACAAATAGttgccgtatgttaagtaccatgttttgctggaacagttcatatgttggaaacatcagtggcttttgTACATGACtgtcagtatgtagttctggcatatattaacctgagccaagtgtgaatcaagtattccaccccaaaTGTTAATTCCATATTACAGTTGCGATTGAACTAAGAAAAAGTATACAGATTTGAAGgtttttgttgaaataacatttcaaattctgtaaaatatacaaataagcttctgaagtttaatgatcaaatttgttTCATGAAGATTCCATTTCAGATGACTATCTATAATTACCGTACccctaggtatgaaacatttattgatttctgtaaagtataacagttgtaTCTTTCAGTATTGTTGCAAGTTGGTGTGTGGAGTCTTGGTGGtaggttgtctgagggttgcattgtaTTATTATGTGAGAAGCgtaggaattttgttttattttcatttaaagaaaGTAGGTGTTTTTTTTAGCCATTTCTGAAGTATGGATAGGTTTTCTTGggctctgttgaaggtgtcctcccagCTTTCTCCCGTGACTGTGACCACCATGTAATCAGCATATaagttaatttttgcattacagtttagctcacacacATGATTGATATATAACAGTAAAATAATTGGTCGTACCACTGTTCCTAGCGGTACTCCGATTTTTTACTTGAACACCTTTTACTTTTacttcttacattttatattctgttAGAAATACAGCTTTTAATtacattttgaggaattccacgaatgcctaATTTTTTAAGTTTTCTAAGAAGACTGCGGTATCAAATGCCGTCGTTAAATCGAAAATGTAGAAATAGTCCTTTTTGGAGATATCACTGGGTTTATACCAAAAATAAGTTAAGAAGTATATTGCATCTTGAGAGCTAATGTTTGGTCTAAAACGAAAATGATTTGTGACAACATGTTGTACTTATTCATGTAAAtaagtaatctggttttaatgcatttctctagtaattttgaaaggtgggttgtgagagaaattgggcCACAATTGTTTAACTCTCTCTTATGGCCATATTTATGGATTGGGATTATGATAGCAATTTTGAATTGGTCTGGAAATTGCCCTTTCATTAGTGATAGTTAAAAAGGTATTACAGGGGCTGTAGAATATGTGAACTATTTCTTTTACTAGAGATGCTGTCATAGCCAGTGGCTGAGTTATCTTCTAGTACAGCTATGTGATttattatttctgtttctgttatgAGAAGAAAAAATATGTATTGTGGTTGAggttgaggtattgcatgaatATCATTTGTATAAGTGCCATTAGGTTCTTTGCtggtatttattattttattattttgcctgCAAAttctaaacctataccactgaaataatccACCAGTTTGTGTTCAATGACAGTTGGGTGGGTTGTTTCTTGCTAGTCTGTAAAATTTATGCTATCTTCATCTGAATTTCCCTTCTCCTTCctacatgttatatcatttatgtttttccataggattttagaattgttagagcttgacataattttattagaaGAGAACACATATTTTGATACTTTAATTAGCCTGGTTGTCCAGTTTTGGtatgttttatgtttatttctCTGACTCGAGAACTGGGCATTTTTGTTTGCCCCAACAcactccccttcatattcacacaacacaccacactaccaataaccacagaaacgcacaatagtgaaTACTCCAGATCCTTACACACAggcgtggcatcaggaagggcatacgaccaTAAAACAAGAGTAAATCAACAAGCGTGAAATAGTTTGTAGTGGTGGACGCACAAGGATGCAggaaaggcggtagaagaagaTTCATCACGTATTTATTGTATACAGCGGTTTTTATAATAAATTCTTCTCTCATTAATTATTTTTAAGATTTGCAAGCTCTTAATGACTTTATTTATTCCGTCATTGACTCATTAACTTGTTCCCTGTTATAGGAGTACCAGAGCTCTGCCCACCTTTCAACTTCCCTCCTCCATTTTTGGATATGTGGAAGACTTTGCCATTGTCGCTGCCTCTGCAGGACGAACAACGTGCCCGCGACCTGTATAAACCTATCAACCTGGACACGAAGTGCCGACAGACGGACAGGTGCCGGTCACCACGCAGTCGATACATCCTCCCAAGAGGACCTGCTCATACCTCCCAGTCTTCAGCAGCCTCCTCAACTCGTCAGCTCCCGGTAACGCCCAGCTACCAAACATTTGCTGCCAAGTCACCAGGACCACTGCACTTCTGGACTTCCCTCAGTCCTCACTCGGCACTGAACCCCTACTCCCAATTTCATCTGCCCTTCACATCACACCCTAATTCCCTCCTCTATCCGGGGCAATCCTCGACATCTCTTGCCATTAACTGAACCTGTGAGACAGTGAATAATATTGTTGTTGAAACTAAGAAACTGTTGGGCGAATTTCCGTTATATTACAAAGGACACTGTGATGCGAGATAAACGTTTAGTGTTCACTTTCTAATTATTtaattcatccatccatccatccatccatccatccatccatccatccatccatccatccatccatccatccatccatccatccatccatccatccatccaatcgTTCAGTAATCGTTCATTCTCCCGCTATTTCATTCGCTCGGGTGTTTTGTTTAATGTTTACTTCGTTACTGCTTTCACAATTTCCACCTGGTAATTATTGTAAATAGCACAATAACACATTGTAGACTGTGCGTCCTCATGTTGTAATGATGTATATTGATGTGGTAAATACAAGATATTTCATCTCATACGAGTGAAGTGACTGAGGtttaccatcttcttcttcttcttcttctccattttattctttcaaaaaataaaaaaatatgctaGTACCTTCTTAGTTCTTGTAAGAATCTTGAAACTTCGTGATCAGCAGCTCTGTGTACTTTGTTGCGAAGAGCAATTTCCAGTACACATGTGTTCGAGAGGAGAGCGATTTCCTGTACACATGTGTTCGAGAGTCTGGTAATCTGTACCCGAAACAATGTTCACGTAAATTTAAAGAGTTCGAACGTGTTCGAGCAcgatttatttttgaaaattcaATTTGGTACACTTCTACAAGTGATTTTAAAATCTACTTCATCATCTAAACCTACT includes:
- the LOC136862816 gene encoding ETS domain-containing protein Elk-3 is translated as METNITLWQFLLELLLSNQYNNIITWTNNDGEFKLVNAEEVARLWGLRKNKTNMNYDKLSRALRYYYDKNIIKKVLGQKFVYRFVSFPEIVKMESKIPFRVKMESLQKTPGLFAGNFYYSTASAALGMNSFPSNTSSMTGVPELCPPFNFPPPFLDMWKTLPLSLPLQDEQRARDLYKPINLDTKCRQTDRCRSPRSRYILPRGPAHTSQSSAASSTRQLPVTPSYQTFAAKSPGPLHFWTSLSPHSALNPYSQFHLPFTSHPNSLLYPGQSSTSLAIN